One Acutalibacter muris DNA window includes the following coding sequences:
- a CDS encoding glycoside hydrolase family 3 protein — translation MDRETARKRAQELVESMTTEERASQLRYDAPAIPRLGIPAYNWWNEALHGVARAGTATMFPQAIGLAAAFDPELMRQVGDCISTEGRAKYNESSARGDRDIYKGLTFWSPNVNIFRDPRWGRGHETYGEDPELTSRLGVAFVQGIQGDGEYMKAAACAKHFAVHSGPEAERHRFNAVASPKDMEETYLPAFEACVKEGKVEAVMGAYNRTNGEPCCGSPSLQKVLRGEWGFEGHFVSDCWAIADFHEYHKITKRPEESVKLALENGCDVNCGCTYQRILNALEEGLLEEKYVTESCVRLFTTRFLLGMFDKTEYDGFGRLDVETREHLALSRRAARESLVLLKNDGLLPLKLEELHTIGVVGPNANSRSALIGNYHGTASRYITVLEGIQDIAETAGKRVLYAEGCHLSQDKTEGLSQNADDRLSEAKAVAELSDVVILVTGLDETLEGEEGDTGNAYFSGDKKDLHLPASQERLMGELLDCGKPVVLVNMSGSSVDLRAAQERAGALLQAWYPGSEGGRAVAQVLFGEASPSGKLPVTFYNSTEDLPDFNDYSMENRTYRYYQGTPLYPFGYGLTYGRCEAVKAEWEKRPSKDGESALLRVTVSNSGNPTEEVLQVYVKAGDTEWAPRNPALGAFQRIRLEKGETRDVTVELPMRAFTTVDKDGVRALRGSHFEVCAGFSQPDRRSVELTGTEPVRLETTI, via the coding sequence ATGGATAGAGAGACTGCCCGGAAACGGGCCCAGGAGCTGGTGGAAAGCATGACCACGGAGGAGAGGGCCTCACAGTTGAGATACGACGCCCCGGCCATACCCCGGCTGGGGATACCGGCCTATAACTGGTGGAACGAGGCTCTGCACGGAGTGGCCCGGGCGGGGACAGCCACCATGTTCCCCCAGGCTATCGGCTTGGCGGCGGCCTTCGACCCGGAGCTTATGCGGCAGGTGGGGGACTGCATCAGCACCGAGGGCCGGGCAAAGTATAACGAGAGCAGCGCCCGGGGGGACAGGGACATCTATAAGGGGCTCACCTTCTGGTCCCCCAACGTAAACATCTTCCGGGACCCCCGCTGGGGCCGGGGCCACGAGACCTATGGCGAGGACCCGGAACTGACCTCCCGGCTGGGTGTGGCCTTTGTTCAGGGAATACAGGGGGACGGGGAGTATATGAAGGCCGCCGCCTGTGCAAAGCACTTCGCCGTGCACTCCGGCCCGGAGGCCGAGCGCCACCGCTTTAACGCCGTGGCCAGCCCCAAGGACATGGAGGAGACCTATCTGCCCGCCTTCGAGGCCTGTGTGAAGGAGGGTAAGGTGGAGGCGGTCATGGGCGCTTATAACCGCACCAACGGCGAGCCCTGCTGCGGCAGCCCCAGCCTGCAAAAGGTACTGCGGGGGGAGTGGGGCTTTGAGGGCCACTTCGTGTCGGACTGCTGGGCCATCGCGGATTTCCACGAGTACCATAAGATAACTAAGCGGCCAGAGGAGTCGGTGAAGCTGGCTCTGGAAAACGGCTGCGACGTGAACTGCGGCTGCACCTACCAGCGAATACTGAATGCCCTGGAGGAGGGCCTGCTGGAGGAGAAGTACGTGACAGAGTCCTGCGTGCGGCTGTTCACCACCCGGTTCCTGCTGGGAATGTTCGACAAGACGGAATATGACGGCTTTGGCCGTCTGGACGTGGAGACCAGAGAGCACCTGGCCCTCTCCCGGCGGGCGGCAAGGGAGAGCCTGGTGCTGCTGAAAAATGACGGCCTGCTGCCCTTAAAGCTGGAGGAGCTGCATACTATAGGGGTCGTCGGCCCCAACGCCAACAGCCGCAGTGCTCTTATCGGCAACTACCACGGCACGGCCTCCCGGTACATAACCGTGCTGGAGGGGATACAGGATATTGCGGAGACGGCGGGCAAGAGGGTGCTATACGCCGAGGGCTGCCATCTCTCCCAGGACAAGACCGAGGGGCTGTCCCAGAATGCGGACGACAGACTGAGCGAGGCAAAGGCGGTGGCGGAGCTCTCCGACGTTGTTATCCTGGTCACCGGCCTGGACGAGACCCTGGAGGGCGAAGAAGGAGATACGGGCAACGCATATTTCTCTGGAGACAAAAAGGACCTGCATCTGCCCGCCTCCCAGGAGCGGCTCATGGGGGAGCTGCTGGACTGCGGCAAGCCGGTGGTGCTTGTAAATATGAGCGGCAGTTCCGTGGACCTGCGCGCCGCCCAGGAGAGGGCCGGGGCCCTCCTACAGGCCTGGTACCCCGGCTCAGAGGGAGGCCGGGCCGTGGCCCAGGTGCTGTTTGGAGAGGCCTCCCCCTCCGGCAAGCTGCCGGTGACCTTCTACAACAGCACCGAGGACCTGCCGGACTTTAACGACTACTCCATGGAGAACCGCACCTACCGCTACTATCAGGGCACGCCCCTTTACCCCTTCGGGTATGGGCTGACCTATGGCCGCTGCGAAGCCGTTAAGGCGGAGTGGGAAAAGCGGCCCTCAAAAGATGGGGAGTCCGCCCTCCTGCGGGTCACCGTCAGCAACAGCGGGAACCCCACGGAGGAGGTGCTGCAAGTATACGTCAAAGCCGGGGACACGGAGTGGGCACCGAGGAACCCGGCCCTGGGGGCTTTCCAGAGGATAAGGCTGGAAAAGGGGGAGACCAGGGACGTGACGGTGGAGCTGCCCATGCGGGCGTTCACCACGGTGGATAAAGACGGCGTGCGGGCCCTGCGGGGATCGCACTTCGAGGTCTGCGCCGGGTTCTCCCAGCCGGACAGGCGGAGTGTGGAGCTTACCGGCACTGAGCCGGTAAGGCTTGAAACTACGATATAA
- a CDS encoding GNAT family N-acetyltransferase — protein MLYLKEANLEDIEKEYLFITGMPKDECGFMNPGSGCTREEFEREILPGYINHSKGIGIKEGRVPDTAFFLWEGDNLVGLFKLRHYLTEALANGAGHIGYEIAPEYRGRGYATEGLRLTIEKAWEIIPEEEIYMSVRRGNPASLRVQVKNGAYVHHEDETHFYTRIKKPEKL, from the coding sequence ATGCTATACCTGAAGGAAGCGAACCTTGAGGACATTGAGAAGGAGTACCTGTTCATCACCGGTATGCCCAAGGACGAGTGCGGGTTTATGAACCCGGGCTCCGGGTGCACAAGGGAGGAGTTTGAGAGGGAAATACTGCCCGGATATATAAACCACTCCAAAGGTATCGGGATTAAGGAGGGCCGCGTGCCGGACACTGCTTTTTTTCTTTGGGAGGGCGATAACCTTGTGGGTCTGTTCAAACTGCGCCATTATCTGACAGAAGCCCTTGCTAACGGCGCGGGGCATATCGGCTATGAGATAGCCCCGGAGTACCGCGGGCGGGGCTATGCCACCGAGGGGCTGAGGCTCACTATAGAGAAAGCCTGGGAAATTATCCCGGAGGAGGAAATTTACATGTCCGTCAGGAGGGGGAACCCGGCCTCCCTGCGGGTGCAGGTGAAGAACGGCGCTTATGTGCACCATGAGGACGAGACCCACTTTTACACCCGGATAAAAAAGCCTGAAAAACTTTGA
- a CDS encoding uridine kinase family protein yields MKRLKADLVSATGAILEFLGQYPKRPILLAIDGRCGSGKTTLAGALEKEAGAAVVHMDHFFLRAEQRTPERFKEPGGNVDRERVLEEVLLPFRAGRPVVYRPYDAHKPALLEPVRLEPSPVTVVEGSYSCHPELWDYYDLRIFMDVGPKEQLRRIKARNGPETLEVFKDRWIPLEEAYFRAFLPEEKCNFYIELEFAD; encoded by the coding sequence ATGAAAAGGCTGAAAGCTGACCTGGTCTCTGCCACGGGCGCAATTCTGGAATTCCTCGGCCAGTACCCCAAACGACCCATACTGCTTGCCATAGACGGACGCTGCGGGTCCGGGAAGACCACCCTGGCAGGGGCGCTGGAAAAAGAGGCGGGTGCGGCGGTGGTGCATATGGACCACTTCTTCCTGCGGGCCGAGCAGCGAACCCCGGAGCGCTTTAAAGAGCCCGGTGGGAACGTGGACCGGGAGCGGGTGCTGGAGGAGGTTCTGCTCCCCTTCAGGGCGGGCCGCCCGGTGGTATACCGGCCCTATGACGCGCACAAGCCCGCCCTGCTGGAGCCTGTGCGTCTGGAGCCCTCCCCTGTCACCGTTGTGGAGGGCTCCTATAGCTGCCACCCGGAGCTTTGGGACTATTACGACCTACGTATCTTTATGGACGTGGGGCCAAAAGAGCAGCTAAGGCGCATTAAGGCGCGGAACGGACCGGAGACCCTGGAGGTTTTCAAGGACAGATGGATTCCTCTGGAGGAGGCGTATTTTCGAGCTTTCTTGCCAGAGGAGAAATGCAACTTTTATATTGAGCTTGAATTTGCGGACTAA
- a CDS encoding mannonate dehydratase encodes MKSSFRWYGESDPVTLENIRQIPGMRSIVSAVYDVPPGEVWPLERLEHMAKLCKDNGLVFDVVESIPVTEDIKLGGVSRDRHIENYCENIRRCAEVGVRCVTYNFMPVFDWTRTQLDRPAPDGSKSLVMYWDQLRDLDPLKEDIHLPGWDSSYTQDEVRELIKAYGELGEEGLWENIAYFLKKVIPVAEECGVIMALHPDDPPYPIFGLPRVITCEENLDRYLSIVDSSSNSLCLCTGSLGCSRGNDIPALTRKYSAMGRIGFMHLRNVKILEDGSFEECGHRSEAGSLDMNAIVRALVETGFDGGFRPDHGRDIWGEGGKPGYGLYDRALGTAYINGLIEANGGRLETI; translated from the coding sequence ATGAAAAGCAGTTTCCGCTGGTATGGAGAGAGCGACCCGGTGACCTTAGAGAATATCCGCCAGATACCCGGTATGCGCTCCATAGTATCAGCCGTGTACGACGTGCCCCCCGGGGAGGTCTGGCCCCTGGAGAGACTGGAGCACATGGCGAAGCTCTGCAAGGACAACGGTCTGGTGTTCGACGTAGTGGAGTCCATACCTGTCACCGAGGACATCAAGCTTGGGGGCGTCAGCCGGGACAGGCATATTGAAAACTACTGCGAGAATATCCGCCGCTGCGCAGAGGTTGGCGTAAGGTGCGTGACCTATAACTTCATGCCGGTCTTCGACTGGACCCGCACCCAGCTGGACAGACCGGCCCCGGACGGCTCAAAGAGCCTTGTGATGTACTGGGACCAGTTAAGGGATTTGGACCCCTTAAAGGAGGATATCCATCTCCCCGGCTGGGACTCCAGCTATACTCAGGACGAGGTGAGGGAGCTTATAAAGGCCTATGGGGAACTGGGAGAGGAGGGCCTCTGGGAGAATATCGCCTACTTCCTAAAGAAGGTGATACCTGTGGCCGAGGAGTGCGGCGTTATCATGGCCCTGCACCCCGACGACCCGCCCTATCCCATCTTCGGCCTGCCGAGGGTGATAACCTGCGAGGAGAACCTGGACCGCTACCTCTCCATTGTGGACAGTTCCTCAAACAGCCTGTGCCTTTGCACCGGCTCCCTGGGCTGCTCGAGGGGGAACGATATCCCGGCCCTGACCCGCAAATATTCCGCTATGGGCCGCATAGGCTTTATGCACCTTCGGAACGTGAAGATATTAGAGGACGGCAGCTTTGAGGAGTGTGGGCACCGCTCAGAGGCCGGGTCACTTGACATGAACGCCATAGTCAGGGCCCTGGTAGAGACAGGCTTTGACGGAGGGTTCAGACCCGACCACGGCAGGGACATCTGGGGCGAGGGCGGGAAGCCCGGCTACGGCCTATATGACCGGGCCCTGGGCACGGCGTATATAAACGGCCTTATTGAGGCTAATGGCGGAAGACTGGAGACGATATAA
- a CDS encoding MerR family transcriptional regulator codes for MMTIHELSEISGVTARALRHYDALGLLKPTAVSEAGYRLYDDAALERLQQILLFRELEFPLREIKAILESPGFDKNRALEQQITLLELKKEHIENLILLAKGIKLIGVNRKMDFTAFDTSKIDQYAKEAKAIYENTPEYKEFLEKSKDWTPERDKAMEAQIMGIFARFGELRGTNPESPEAMALARELQGFITENFYACSDKTLMGLGKMYSGGGDFTESIDNTGGPGTAEFAAKAIAAATGLE; via the coding sequence ATGATGACCATACATGAGCTCTCTGAGATATCCGGGGTGACGGCGCGCGCGCTCCGGCATTATGACGCTCTGGGGCTCTTAAAGCCCACGGCGGTCTCTGAAGCAGGCTACAGGCTGTATGACGATGCGGCCCTGGAACGCTTGCAGCAGATACTGCTCTTTCGGGAACTGGAGTTTCCCCTTCGGGAGATAAAGGCCATACTTGAGAGCCCGGGCTTTGACAAGAACCGAGCGTTGGAGCAGCAGATAACCCTGCTGGAGCTGAAAAAGGAGCATATTGAGAACCTGATACTCCTGGCAAAGGGCATAAAGCTGATAGGAGTGAACAGAAAAATGGATTTTACAGCGTTTGACACAAGCAAGATCGACCAGTACGCAAAAGAAGCCAAGGCTATATATGAGAACACCCCGGAGTATAAGGAGTTTCTGGAGAAGTCCAAGGACTGGACCCCGGAACGGGACAAGGCCATGGAAGCCCAGATAATGGGGATATTCGCACGGTTCGGGGAGCTGCGGGGGACAAACCCGGAGTCCCCGGAGGCAATGGCCCTCGCCCGGGAGCTTCAAGGCTTCATTACCGAGAATTTCTACGCCTGCTCGGATAAGACCCTTATGGGCCTGGGGAAGATGTACTCCGGCGGCGGGGACTTTACAGAGAGCATCGACAACACGGGCGGGCCGGGGACGGCTGAGTTCGCGGCGAAGGCCATAGCCGCCGCAACTGGTCTGGAATGA
- a CDS encoding SDR family oxidoreductase, whose translation MELPYKVDFTGKVVVVTGAGGVLCGDMARAFAQAGAKVAALDINLPAVEELAAECRELNETCLAYKADVLSKESLEDVHQRILKDLGPCDLLINGAGGNNPRATTDNEYQHEAKEGQKTFFDLEPEGVDFVFKLNFQGTLLPTQVFAGDMAERKRGCILNISSMNAYVPLTKIPAYSGAKAAVSNFTQWLAVHFAGTGIRCNAIAPGFLVSDQNRALLFNEDGSPTTRSGKILTGTPMGRFVDSSELLGGVFFLCDDRAASAITGVVLPIDGGFAAYSGV comes from the coding sequence ATGGAACTGCCCTACAAGGTGGATTTCACCGGCAAGGTAGTGGTGGTCACCGGCGCAGGGGGCGTGCTTTGCGGGGATATGGCCCGGGCCTTTGCCCAGGCCGGGGCGAAGGTCGCGGCCCTGGACATCAACCTCCCGGCGGTGGAGGAGCTGGCCGCTGAGTGCCGGGAGCTGAACGAGACCTGCCTTGCATACAAGGCGGACGTGCTCAGTAAGGAGAGCCTTGAGGACGTGCATCAGCGCATACTCAAGGACCTTGGCCCCTGCGACCTCCTGATAAACGGCGCGGGGGGCAATAACCCCCGGGCCACCACCGACAACGAGTATCAGCACGAGGCAAAGGAGGGCCAGAAGACCTTCTTCGACCTGGAGCCCGAGGGCGTGGACTTCGTGTTTAAGCTCAACTTCCAGGGGACACTGCTGCCCACCCAGGTGTTCGCCGGGGATATGGCGGAGAGGAAACGCGGCTGTATTCTGAACATCTCCTCCATGAACGCCTACGTGCCCCTGACAAAGATACCGGCATACTCCGGGGCGAAAGCTGCCGTCAGCAATTTTACCCAGTGGCTGGCTGTGCACTTCGCCGGGACAGGCATACGCTGCAACGCCATTGCCCCGGGCTTTCTTGTGTCCGACCAGAACCGGGCCCTGCTCTTTAACGAGGACGGTTCTCCCACTACCCGCTCCGGCAAGATACTGACGGGCACGCCCATGGGCCGCTTTGTGGACAGCAGCGAGCTTCTCGGGGGGGTATTCTTCCTCTGCGACGACAGGGCCGCCAGCGCCATCACCGGGGTGGTGCTGCCCATCGATGGCGGATTCGCCGCATATTCGGGGGTATAA
- a CDS encoding lactonase family protein — protein sequence MTNYQLWTGTYTQGEPRDGIYRLGFDGKNLSVLESWGGLTDPSYLQPVGDKVYAVEELSEGGSIIELSPGKKEYRRWTLPGSGYCHVTALGNLLYASGYSGGCLAGFDLGTERLCEFIEHEGRGTDQKRQERAHIHSARPTPDGVGLFVADLGLDKLFQYRVGPGGRLAPHEGQPFVRVAPGQGPRHFAYHPSGRFLYLVTEMGQTLRTYCYDSGSSALEFLNEYPLYETAPAPGDTAADVQLDPAGRFIYASVRGSDRIFRYKVTADPGTLEPAGSFSSGGKYPRSISISPDGRYLAAANQLSGKVAVFELGPGIPAGGAAKLQIPGAVCVKWAGNK from the coding sequence ATGACAAACTATCAGCTTTGGACAGGTACCTACACCCAGGGGGAGCCCCGGGACGGCATATACCGCCTGGGCTTCGACGGCAAAAATCTCAGTGTGCTGGAGAGCTGGGGCGGGCTTACCGACCCCTCATACCTACAGCCGGTGGGCGATAAGGTCTACGCCGTGGAGGAGCTTTCGGAGGGCGGCTCAATAATCGAGCTTTCGCCGGGCAAAAAGGAGTACCGCCGCTGGACGCTCCCTGGCAGCGGGTACTGCCATGTGACGGCCCTGGGAAACCTCCTCTATGCTTCGGGCTACTCCGGCGGGTGCCTTGCGGGGTTTGACCTGGGCACAGAAAGGCTTTGTGAGTTTATAGAGCACGAGGGCCGGGGAACGGACCAGAAGCGCCAGGAGCGGGCCCATATCCACTCGGCCCGGCCTACCCCCGACGGGGTTGGGCTGTTCGTGGCGGACCTGGGGCTTGATAAGCTGTTCCAGTACCGCGTGGGCCCGGGCGGAAGGCTTGCGCCCCATGAGGGCCAGCCCTTTGTGCGGGTTGCTCCCGGCCAGGGGCCAAGGCATTTCGCGTATCACCCAAGCGGCAGGTTTCTGTACCTTGTGACGGAGATGGGCCAGACCCTTCGGACCTACTGCTATGACAGCGGTAGCTCTGCGCTGGAATTCCTCAACGAGTACCCCCTCTATGAGACCGCCCCCGCCCCGGGGGATACCGCGGCTGACGTGCAGCTGGACCCGGCGGGCAGGTTTATATACGCCAGTGTGCGGGGCTCTGACAGGATATTCCGCTATAAGGTCACGGCGGACCCGGGGACCCTGGAACCGGCGGGCAGCTTCTCAAGCGGCGGCAAATATCCCCGGAGCATCAGCATAAGCCCGGACGGTAGGTATCTTGCGGCGGCGAATCAGCTCTCCGGAAAGGTGGCGGTGTTTGAGCTGGGGCCGGGCATACCTGCCGGAGGTGCCGCAAAGCTGCAAATACCCGGCGCGGTATGTGTGAAATGGGCCGGAAATAAATGA
- the uxaC gene encoding glucuronate isomerase, giving the protein MQKFMGRDFLLSTETARELFHGTAKNMPILDYHCHLSPREIAEDKKFQSITEVWLGGDHYKWRLLRAAGCTEDLVTGNAPDREKFRAFASVMPQLMGSPVYHWSHLELQRAFGIYEPLTPDTADSIYTRANKALQKTSARGLMRQFNVRAVCTTDDPADELCWHEQIAKDPDMEIKVLPAFRPDNAVNLEKPGFGEYIRKLSARVGRVLQTAQDVAAALTERIEDFAKAGALCADHGLDSMMYAPPEPAAANAAFGAAMAGAPIDPAQADAYRTLLLLECAKKYVEIGWVMQIHFGALRDVNRPMLRRLGRDVGGDAINNRSGSEKLGMLLNAIEENSGLPKLILYSLNPNDNAAIASIMGTFQGGGVPGKLQLGSAWWFNDSRPGMRAQLTELACNGVLGQFVGMLTDSRSFLSYPRHEYFRRVLCELIGEWVESGQYPDDRPRLEKIVADLSYNNTKNYFGF; this is encoded by the coding sequence ATGCAAAAATTCATGGGAAGGGATTTTCTTTTAAGCACCGAAACCGCACGGGAGCTCTTCCACGGTACGGCAAAAAATATGCCCATCCTTGACTACCACTGCCATCTCTCTCCAAGGGAGATAGCCGAGGACAAAAAATTCCAGTCCATAACCGAGGTCTGGCTGGGTGGCGACCACTATAAATGGAGGCTCCTGCGCGCCGCGGGCTGCACGGAGGACTTAGTCACCGGGAACGCCCCGGACCGGGAGAAGTTTCGGGCCTTTGCCAGTGTTATGCCCCAGCTTATGGGCAGCCCCGTGTACCACTGGAGCCACCTCGAGCTCCAGCGGGCCTTCGGCATATACGAGCCCCTTACCCCCGACACCGCCGACAGCATCTATACCCGGGCGAACAAGGCACTGCAAAAGACCTCCGCCCGGGGGCTCATGCGTCAGTTCAACGTCCGGGCCGTCTGCACCACCGACGATCCCGCCGACGAGCTCTGCTGGCATGAACAGATAGCAAAGGACCCGGACATGGAGATAAAGGTGCTGCCCGCTTTCCGGCCGGACAACGCCGTGAACCTTGAGAAGCCGGGCTTTGGCGAGTACATCAGGAAGCTCAGCGCCCGGGTGGGCCGGGTCTTGCAGACCGCCCAGGATGTGGCCGCGGCCCTTACTGAGCGCATAGAGGACTTCGCGAAAGCCGGGGCCCTCTGCGCCGACCACGGTCTTGACTCCATGATGTACGCCCCTCCCGAGCCCGCCGCCGCGAACGCCGCCTTCGGCGCTGCTATGGCCGGGGCGCCCATCGACCCCGCTCAGGCCGACGCGTACCGCACGCTGCTGCTCTTGGAGTGCGCGAAGAAGTATGTGGAAATAGGCTGGGTGATGCAGATACACTTCGGGGCGCTGCGGGACGTGAACAGGCCAATGCTGAGAAGGCTGGGCCGGGATGTGGGCGGCGACGCCATAAACAACCGCTCCGGCTCTGAAAAGTTAGGGATGCTGCTGAATGCCATCGAGGAAAACTCGGGCCTGCCGAAGCTGATACTCTACTCCCTGAATCCCAATGACAACGCCGCCATAGCGTCCATCATGGGCACTTTCCAGGGGGGCGGGGTGCCAGGCAAGCTCCAGCTGGGCAGCGCCTGGTGGTTCAACGACAGCCGCCCGGGCATGCGCGCCCAGCTGACGGAACTGGCATGTAACGGTGTGCTGGGCCAGTTCGTGGGTATGCTCACCGACTCCCGGTCCTTTTTGAGCTATCCCCGGCACGAATATTTCCGGCGTGTCCTCTGCGAACTCATAGGCGAATGGGTAGAGAGCGGCCAGTACCCGGACGACAGGCCGCGCCTTGAGAAAATAGTGGCGGACCTCTCATATAACAATACCAAAAACTACTTTGGCTTTTAA
- a CDS encoding FIST signal transduction protein has protein sequence MAVKTVLIKGTNSQDMARQAGEALAGFQPKLLLFFASSVYEEPQAALKEAFPNSEIIGSTSHSEYCDGEFTSGAVSIMAMDKESVEDVCVRVVENISAEPDLRGVLEDMHGYFGGVEQVINNYESYVGLVMFESSAKSEEIFMDRLGTVTDLLFVGGSSSTADSGESLVYANGKSYSGAAVLAILKTVNGYDVIKTQSAHILSERKLLVTKSDMRNRILYEFDGRPCGEVYAEVLGVAQEDIQNCFVSNPLGVVADGEIFVRTFNQIQDGGITLHCGLPEGTEINVLEIGDIVDDTRKALDQAITYKLAGLINFNCLYRTLEMQKENQVEPYCELFGRYPSIGFSTNGEAFFGHINETSTILVIK, from the coding sequence TTGGCAGTCAAGACGGTTTTAATTAAGGGAACAAATAGCCAGGATATGGCGCGGCAGGCCGGCGAAGCTTTGGCCGGTTTCCAGCCGAAGCTGTTGCTGTTTTTTGCCTCCAGCGTGTATGAGGAGCCCCAGGCGGCTCTGAAGGAGGCTTTCCCCAACAGCGAAATTATCGGCTCTACCTCCCATAGCGAGTATTGCGACGGGGAGTTTACAAGCGGCGCGGTCAGCATTATGGCGATGGATAAGGAGAGCGTTGAGGACGTTTGCGTGCGCGTTGTGGAAAACATCAGCGCGGAGCCGGACCTTAGAGGGGTTCTGGAGGATATGCACGGCTATTTTGGCGGTGTGGAGCAGGTCATCAACAATTACGAGAGCTATGTAGGGCTTGTTATGTTCGAGTCCAGCGCGAAGTCCGAGGAGATTTTTATGGACCGCCTGGGAACGGTGACAGACCTTCTCTTTGTGGGCGGCTCGTCCTCCACGGCCGACAGCGGAGAATCGCTGGTCTATGCCAACGGCAAAAGCTATAGCGGCGCGGCAGTGCTGGCAATACTTAAAACAGTGAACGGCTACGATGTGATCAAGACCCAGAGCGCCCATATTTTGTCAGAGCGCAAGCTGCTGGTTACTAAGTCCGATATGCGCAACCGTATCCTTTACGAATTTGACGGACGCCCCTGCGGCGAGGTCTATGCCGAGGTTTTGGGGGTTGCCCAGGAGGATATTCAGAATTGCTTTGTAAGCAATCCCTTGGGGGTTGTGGCTGACGGCGAAATTTTCGTCCGTACCTTCAATCAGATCCAGGACGGCGGCATCACCCTGCACTGTGGTCTGCCGGAGGGGACAGAGATCAATGTTCTGGAGATCGGCGATATAGTTGATGATACCAGAAAGGCCCTGGACCAGGCGATCACCTATAAACTCGCCGGCCTGATCAACTTTAACTGTCTCTACCGCACTCTGGAGATGCAGAAGGAGAACCAGGTCGAGCCTTACTGTGAGCTTTTCGGGCGGTATCCCAGCATAGGCTTCTCCACTAATGGCGAAGCGTTTTTCGGGCATATCAATGAAACGTCCACAATTTTGGTCATAAAATAA
- a CDS encoding ECF transporter S component: protein MTKNLVLSAMFLAIGLILPLFTAQIPQIGQMLLPMHIPVLLCGFVCGWQSGALVGFVLPLLRSAIFGMPVFFPAGTAMAFELMTYGLVAGLLYSLSKWKCMLALYRSLVIAMLAGRVVWGVVQTIQLGVFGSGFSVQMFLAGAFINALPGILAQLILLPLIMLALGRTGLVPFKTKRDMNNEKAES, encoded by the coding sequence ATGACTAAAAACCTTGTTCTCTCCGCCATGTTCCTGGCCATCGGCCTGATTCTGCCCCTGTTCACCGCCCAGATTCCCCAGATAGGCCAGATGCTGCTGCCCATGCACATACCCGTCCTGCTCTGCGGCTTTGTATGCGGCTGGCAGAGCGGCGCCCTTGTGGGCTTTGTGCTGCCCCTTCTGCGGTCGGCCATATTCGGTATGCCGGTGTTCTTCCCCGCGGGCACGGCGATGGCCTTTGAGCTGATGACCTATGGTCTTGTGGCCGGGCTGCTCTACTCCCTGTCCAAATGGAAATGTATGCTGGCTCTCTACAGGAGCCTGGTAATCGCTATGCTGGCGGGGCGCGTGGTGTGGGGAGTCGTCCAGACAATCCAGCTGGGGGTCTTCGGCAGCGGCTTCTCGGTGCAGATGTTCCTGGCGGGAGCCTTCATCAACGCCCTTCCCGGCATACTGGCCCAGCTTATCCTCCTCCCCCTTATCATGCTGGCCCTGGGCCGCACCGGGCTTGTGCCCTTTAAGACGAAGCGGGATATGAACAATGAAAAGGCTGAAAGCTGA